A DNA window from Ostrea edulis chromosome 5, xbOstEdul1.1, whole genome shotgun sequence contains the following coding sequences:
- the LOC125650214 gene encoding spidroin-1-like gives MLRCIAVACIVACASADSLDYPKSDYYGGCGQWGCGYGVQSQGPYGGYQGLVSTGGNGVSTGVVRTGGLNTGLFGLGGGSAAASAAAAGNAAAAASAAAAGQNAAAASAAAAGGNAAASAAAAGGLGWNVAPNNYWYPGQYYNHFPAQYYTYPGQYYTYPGQQYNFPGFNYNSRFSFPYSGLNLGGGSAAASAAAAGIGNAAAASAASAGGFNGFNDGIIFGGSRRSFGSRRLRKKMLRFIAVACIVACAFADSLDYPKSDYYGGCGQWGCAYGVQSQGPYGGYQGLVSTGGNGVSTGVVSTGGLNTGLFGLGGGSAAASAAAAGNAAAASAAAAGQNAAAASAAAAGGNAGASAAAAGGLGWNVDPNNYWYPGQYYNHFPSQYYTFPGQYYTYPGQYYTFPGQYYTYPGQQYNFPGFNYNNRFSFPYSGLNLGGGSAAASAAAAGIGNAAAASAASAGGFNGFNDGIIFGGSRRSFGSRRLRKVY, from the exons atgCTGCGATGCATTGCTGTTGCCTGCATTGTGGCCTGCGCATCTGCAGACTCCTTAGACTACCCCAAATCTGACTACTACGGGGGATGTGGACAATGGGGGTGTGGTTACGGTGTTCAATCACAGGGTCCCTATGGGGGATATCAAGGACTAGTCAGTACGGGTGGCAATGGAGTTAGCACTGGTGTCGTTAGAACTGGAGGACTTAACACAGGATTGTTCGGTCTTGGAGGTGGATCAGCTGCCGCCAGCGCCGCTGCTGCAGGAAACGCTGCCGCCGCTGCTTCTGCTGCCGCTGCTGGTCAGAATGCTGCTGCTGCTTCCGCTGCTGCTGCTGGTGGAAACGCCGCTGCATCCGCTGCCGCTGCTGGTGGTTTAGGATGGAACGTTGCCCCTAACAACTATTGGTACCCAGGACAATACTACAATCATTTCCCCGCACAATACTACACTTACCCCGGACAATACTACACCTACCCCGGACAGCAGTACAATTTCCCAGGGTTCAACTATAACAGCCGATTCTCTTTCCCCTACTCTGGATTGAACCTTGGAGGTGGATCTGCTGCCGCTAGCGCCGCTGCTGCAGGAATCGGAAATGCCGCCGCTGCTTCTGctgcctctgctggtggattcAATGGTTTTAATGACGGGATCATCTTCGGTGGATCTAGACGCAGTTTTGGAAGCAGGAGACTTAGAAAA AAAATGCTGCGATTCATTGCTGTTGCCTGCATTGTGGCCTGCGCATTTGCGGACTCCTTAGACTACCCCAAATCTGACTACTACGGGGGATGTGGACAATGGGGGTGTGCTTACGGTGTTCAATCACAGGGTCCCTATGGGGGATATCAAGGACTAGTCAGTACGGGTGGCAATGGAGTTAGCACTGGTGTCGTTAGCACTGGAGGTCTTAACACAGGATTGTTCGGTCTTGGAGGTGGATCAGCTGCCGCCAGCGCCGCTGCTGCAGGAAACGCCGCCGCTGCTTCTGCTGCCGCTGCTGGTCAGAATGCTGCTGCTGCATCCGCTGCCGCTGCTGGCGGAAACGCTGGTGCTTCCGCTGCCGCTGCTGGTGGATTAGGATGGAACGTTGACCCTAACAATTATTGGTACCCAGGTCAATACTACAATCATTTCCCCTCACAGTATTACACTTTCCCAGGACAATACTACACCTACCCCGGACAATACTACACTTTCCCAGGACAATACTACACTTACCCCGGACAGCAGTACAATTTCCCTGGGTTCAACTATAACAACCGATTCTCTTTCCCCTACTCTGGATTGAACCTTGGAGGTGGATCTGCTGCCGCTAGTGCCGCTGCTGCAGGAATCGGAAATGCCGCCGCTGCTTCGGctgcctctgctggtggattcAATGGTTTTAATGACGGAATCATCTTCGGTGGTTCTAGACGCAGTTTTGGCAGCAGGAGACTTAGAAAA gTATATTAA